Proteins encoded by one window of Cannabis sativa cultivar Pink pepper isolate KNU-18-1 chromosome 4, ASM2916894v1, whole genome shotgun sequence:
- the LOC133036753 gene encoding uncharacterized protein LOC133036753 codes for MKIISWNARGLGNPSAFRQLRLLVQQQTPHVLFLMETKLACNVVSRFRQSLKFNNGLKVPRVGLSGGLMLLWKDNVDVTLLNFNANLFDCYMKCDTGPTWHFSAFYGAPETQNRIHTWTLLERCKDVAPLMPWLVIGDFNEILSNQNKLGGALRSEAQMDKFRNVLDSCYLYEQPYEGDPYTWIKGRLNTNATKERLDWCFVNDQWQQSFKQITTHHLDYFKSDHRALSVIVLPLEDQLPNNPRRSQFRFEKLWLSDPAAAAIIQKEWKKNLPGTSVENFCSNITSCANSLQLWHTHKYGNMKKKDQRSS; via the coding sequence ATGAAAATTATTAGCTGGAATGCGCGTGGTCTGGGGAATCCTAGCGCATTCAGACAACTTCGTTTGCTTGTTCAACAGCAAACTCCTCATGTTTTATTTCTTATGGAAACAAAGTTAGCTTGTAATGTAGTTTCTCGTTTTCGTCAATCTTTAAAGTTTAATAATGGACTAAAAGTCCCTAGAGTAGGCTTAAGTGGGGGTCTTATGTTATTATGGAAAGACAATGTTGATGTAACTCTTCTTAATTTTAATGCAAATCTCTTTGATTGTTACATGAAGTGTGACACTGGGCCAACTTGGCATTTCTCTGCTTTCTATGGAGCACCTGAAACTCAAAACCGAATTCACACTTGGACACTTCTTGAGCGTTGCAAAGATGTTGCACCTTTGATGCCTTGGTTGGTGATAGGTGATTTTAATGAAATCCTATCCAATCAAAATAAACTTGGTGGTGCCTTACGAAGCGAAGCGCAAATGGACAAGTTTCGGAATGTTTTAGATTCTTGTTATCTTTATGAACAACCATATGAGGGGGACCCGTACACGTGGATAAAAGGAAGGCTTAATACTAATGCTACTAAGGAGAGACTTGACTGGTGTTTTGTTAATGATCAATGGCAACAAAGCTTCAAGCAAATAACAACACACCATCTTGATTATTTCAAGTCAGATCATAGAGCATTGTCTGTCATTGTCCTCCCATTAGAAGACCAATTGCCCAACAATCCAAGACGATCTCAGTTCAGGTTCGAGAAGCTTTGGCTTTCTGACCCTGCTGCTGCTGCAATAATTCAAAAAGAATGGAAAAAAAACCTGCCAGGCACTTCGGTTGAGAACTTCTGCAGTAACATTACATCATGTGCCAACTCTTTGCAACTTTGGCACACCCACAAGTATggtaatatgaaaaaaaaagatcAAAGAAGTTCATAA
- the LOC133036754 gene encoding uncharacterized protein LOC133036754, with protein sequence MVANSDFWRQLWQLKVPPKVKNFLWRAVTGTLPTCVKLVIKHVDISVTCPVCNLQPETISHALISCPFAFDCWSQCATPVVFDPDSSFGNWLETIFKQAEADMISLDHWNKAQDKISLSSICLESIGDGAESWTRPAENTIKINVDVALFDSDNKYGFKIIARNHLSHIVAAQAGCHGRRYAAEIIEAMGIKEALSWVKTNNWQHADGQSCFSTSYVKQPSNEVHFWSFNQRLPTFVIYPPKC encoded by the exons ATGGTTGCAAACTCAGACTTCTGGCGGCAACTATGGCAATTGAAGGTTCCTCCAAAAGTCAAAAACTTTTTGTGGAGAGCCGTTACAGGTACATTACCAACTTGTGTCAAACTAGTGATCAAGCATGTCGATATTTCAGTCACTTGCCCTGTTTGTAATCTACAACCTGAAACCATCAGCCATGCCCTCATCTCTTGCCCGTTTGCATTTGATTGCTGGAGCCAATGTGCAACTCCAGTAGTTTTTGATCCTGACAGTTCTTTCGGCAATTGGTTGGAGACCATCTTTAAGCAAGCTGAAGCTGATATGATTT CTCTTGATCACTGGAATAAAGCTCAAGATAAAATTTCGTTGTCATCAATCTGTCTGGAAAGCATCGGTGATGGCGCTGAGTCATGGACTAGACCCGCAGAAAACACAATCAAGATTAATGTAGACGTAGCACTCTTTGATAGCGACAATAAGTATGGTTTCAAAATTATTGCCCGAAACCATCTTAGTCACATTGTTGCAGCACAGGCCGGTTGCCATGGCAGAAGATATGCAGCTGAAATCATTGAAGCCATGGGGATTAAAGAAGCTCTCAGTTGGGTAAAAACTAATAATTGGCAACATGCTGACGGACAGTCTTGTTTCAGTACAAGCTATGTGAAGCAACCAAGCAATGAGGTCCACTTTTGGTCTTTCAATCAAAGACTGCCAACTTTTGTTATCTACCCTCCtaaatgttaa